CCCTTGAGATGGGCCCGGGAGGCGAGATTGCCTTCTTCGTCCCGGAGCGGGGTGGTAAGCCGGCCGCCGAAGACCACGTCTGCCCCGGACATGCGGATCGAGGCCCGGGAGTCGGCCAGGTTCTGGACCATGAGACAGCCCCGGATGGCGCCGTAGGCAAAGCTCTTGCCGGTGGAGCCGTCCACCCGCATCCCCTCCCGGTTGCGGCCCTTGAACACCCCCAGGAAACCGCCGAAGGCACCTTTTGCGGCCCCGTCCTGGGAGCCCCCCTCCACCACCACGTCGATGCTGGGGGTGATGAAGGCGCACAGCCCGTTCCCCGGCACCGAGGCGGAGAGCCGCAGGCAGGCCCGGCGGCTCTCCGCCTCGGCGGCAAAGCGCCTGG
The nucleotide sequence above comes from Thermodesulfobacteriota bacterium. Encoded proteins:
- a CDS encoding glutamate synthase, with protein sequence RRFAAEAESRRACLRLSASVPGNGLCAFITPSIDVVVEGGSQDGAAKGAFGGFLGVFKGRNREGMRVDGSTGKSFAYGAIRGCLMVQNLADSRASIRMSGADVVFGGRLTTPLRDEEGNLASRAHLKGFAFEYMTGGRAVVLGDPGPWICAGMTGGVIYQCLYPELGLDEAALTRRLARGANVFIEPLTDQGAADIGELLARYIRELEQGFQPEEAAAVAALLAQARERFVMIVPKALKPASAE